The following proteins are encoded in a genomic region of Verrucomicrobiia bacterium:
- a CDS encoding IS630 transposase-related protein: MKRPISLDLRQRILVSYDQDEGTREEIAHRYRVSLGMVKKLLQQRRQTGDIACQYHRCGRRPDLGMEQRQKLRALVNRKPDLTLEELRQAAQLDCTIQAIHYALAAMGLTYKKRRSAPVNKTVRISAEPAATGAANSRRGIRRG, encoded by the coding sequence ATGAAACGGCCCATTTCGCTGGATTTACGGCAACGGATTCTGGTTTCTTATGATCAGGACGAAGGGACCCGCGAGGAAATCGCCCACCGTTATCGGGTTTCATTGGGCATGGTCAAGAAGCTCCTCCAGCAACGCCGCCAGACCGGGGACATCGCCTGTCAGTATCACCGCTGTGGTCGGCGGCCCGACCTTGGGATGGAACAGCGTCAAAAGTTGCGGGCGCTGGTAAACCGCAAGCCAGATCTGACGCTGGAAGAACTGCGCCAAGCCGCCCAGTTGGATTGCACCATCCAAGCCATCCACTACGCTCTGGCGGCCATGGGGCTGACATATAAAAAAAGACGCTCCGCGCCAGTGAACAAGACCGTCCGGATATCCGCCGAGCCCGCCGCAACTGGCGCCGCCAACAGCCGTCGTGGGATCCGGCGCGGCTGA